A genomic stretch from Chitinophaga agri includes:
- a CDS encoding TolC family protein, translating into MKRIMLTLILLTGIGGLTSYAQSELSLQECLKYALANNQQLARTRMEEEMGRFKTSEVRARALPQVNAQGQYTNNIKKQVIPVPGEFAGGAPGTTLLLEAGVTHNVSASGTVTQEVYNQSVFTGLKAAKAGEEFYRMQTAQSEEAVIYNVTQLYYSALVSREKMSVLDANIEKMAKLVETTSSQVENGLARKIDLDRMRVNLTNYKTQRTQTQNQFQVQSNQLKQLIGMPVTNVITLPSTSFKEIENKATIADFGSLSVDNRIEYRLLKKQEELQQFQKKAYLADYYPTLGLSGNYSYNGISNKFDMLKSKSNGSTASWYDMAAISLTLKIPIFDGWARRSRVGQSTVALKQIRKDMEATTLSLNTQFENAKLQVQNNLSTIRAQKENVDLANEVYNSTQNNYNLGLANLTDLLDAETSLISAQNNYNEALLQYKLAELDIIKSNGTLKSLLN; encoded by the coding sequence ATGAAAAGGATAATGTTAACGCTTATTCTCTTAACGGGAATAGGGGGCCTGACCTCCTATGCGCAATCGGAACTGTCGTTGCAGGAGTGCCTGAAATATGCACTCGCTAACAACCAGCAACTGGCACGTACCCGGATGGAAGAAGAAATGGGCCGTTTCAAAACCAGCGAAGTAAGAGCCAGAGCCCTGCCACAGGTAAATGCGCAGGGACAGTATACCAATAACATCAAGAAACAGGTAATACCCGTACCAGGTGAATTTGCGGGTGGTGCTCCCGGTACTACCCTCCTGCTGGAAGCCGGTGTGACACACAACGTCAGCGCGTCCGGTACCGTTACACAGGAAGTGTATAACCAATCTGTATTTACCGGTCTCAAAGCCGCTAAAGCTGGTGAAGAATTCTACCGCATGCAAACGGCCCAAAGCGAAGAAGCCGTGATCTATAACGTAACACAACTTTATTACAGCGCTTTGGTATCCCGCGAGAAAATGAGCGTACTGGATGCTAACATCGAGAAGATGGCAAAGCTGGTGGAAACCACCTCCTCCCAGGTGGAAAATGGTCTCGCACGTAAAATAGATCTGGATCGTATGCGTGTAAACCTGACCAACTATAAAACACAGCGTACACAAACACAGAACCAGTTTCAGGTGCAGTCCAACCAGCTGAAACAGCTGATAGGTATGCCGGTTACAAACGTGATCACACTACCATCTACTTCATTCAAAGAAATAGAGAACAAAGCAACAATAGCCGATTTCGGTTCACTGAGTGTGGATAACAGAATTGAATACCGCCTGCTGAAAAAACAGGAAGAACTCCAGCAATTTCAGAAGAAAGCCTACCTGGCCGACTATTACCCTACACTGGGTCTCTCTGGCAACTATTCTTATAATGGTATCAGTAACAAATTTGACATGTTGAAATCAAAGTCAAACGGATCTACTGCCAGCTGGTACGATATGGCCGCCATCAGCCTCACGCTCAAAATCCCCATCTTCGATGGTTGGGCACGCCGCTCACGTGTCGGTCAGTCAACTGTAGCGCTGAAACAGATCAGGAAAGATATGGAGGCGACCACCCTCTCCTTAAATACGCAGTTTGAAAATGCTAAGCTGCAGGTACAGAATAACCTCAGCACGATCAGGGCACAGAAAGAGAACGTAGACCTGGCCAATGAGGTGTATAACTCTACCCAGAACAACTACAACCTGGGCCTGGCCAATCTGACAGACCTGCTGGATGCTGAAACATCCCTGATCTCTGCCCAGAATAACTACAACGAGGCATTATTACAATATAAGCTGGCAGAACTGGATATCATCAAATCCAACGGAACACTGAAAAGCCTGCTGAACTAA
- a CDS encoding TetR/AcrR family transcriptional regulator → MPVKDRILETALRMFRMYGIKSVTMFDISRESGVSKKTVYEHFRDKEELVQEGMRFMLKGHEQHLEDFRQQSANAIEELLKEVKYMEEMGNTINPVMLYEMQKYHPAIWREVETFKQEHMMRAITANLERGIQEGSYRKDLKLNVMARMRLLQLETVFQPALYPATQFNMQEVIREITAHFILGITTPKGREIAAGYIQIEKD, encoded by the coding sequence ATGCCAGTTAAAGACCGGATTTTAGAAACGGCGCTTAGGATGTTCAGAATGTACGGCATTAAGAGTGTAACAATGTTCGATATTTCGAGGGAAAGTGGGGTGTCAAAGAAGACAGTATACGAACATTTCAGAGATAAGGAGGAACTGGTACAGGAAGGAATGAGATTCATGCTGAAAGGGCATGAACAACATCTCGAAGATTTTCGCCAGCAATCTGCTAACGCTATTGAGGAATTACTGAAAGAGGTGAAGTACATGGAGGAAATGGGTAATACTATCAATCCGGTAATGCTGTATGAAATGCAGAAGTATCACCCGGCTATATGGCGCGAAGTTGAAACTTTCAAGCAGGAACACATGATGCGCGCCATTACTGCTAACCTCGAAAGAGGGATACAGGAAGGGAGCTACCGCAAAGATCTCAAATTGAATGTCATGGCACGTATGCGCCTGCTCCAGCTGGAGACTGTATTCCAGCCTGCGCTTTATCCCGCCACACAATTCAATATGCAGGAAGTGATCAGAGAAATCACCGCACATTTTATACTGGGCATCACCACTCCGAAAGGACGTGAAATCGCTGCTGGTTACATCCAGATCGAAAAAGACTAA